The Myxococcales bacterium genome includes the window CCATCATCATGGCGTATTCCGCGAAATATGCGTCGGCCTTTTACGGGCCGTTTCGCGACGCTGCCCATTCGGCGCCACAGGCTGGCGATCGCAAGGCCTATCAAATGGATCCGGCCAACGTGCGCGAGGCGATGCGCGAGATCGCCATCGACGTCAGCGAGGGCGCCGATATCGTCATGGTCAAGCCGGCGCTGTCGTATCTCGATGTCATCCGCGCCGCTGCCGATGAGGTCGACACGCCGCTGTGCGCCTACGCCGTAAGCGGCGAGTACGCGATGATCGAGGCCGCGGCCGCCAACGGCTGGATCGATCGTCAGCGCATGATCATGGAGACGCTCACCTCTATACGACGCGCGGGCGCCGACATGATCATCACCTATCATGCGATCGAGGCGGCAACGTGGCTGAGGCAAGCGTAGCGCCATGAAATACCACTTTCTCGAGGTCACGCCGTTTAGCGCCAAGGCGCTCGGCGCCGCGGTGGCGCCCTTTGCCGAGAGCGGCTGGCGGGTTGAACGCGTCGATCTGATCGCACCGGCGACGGCCAAAAAACCGAGTTATGGCTTGGTCACGCTCACCCATAACGCCGAGGCGTTGGCATCGGCAGCAGCCTCGGCGACGGCGGAAAAAAACAAGCGCCGACCCGGCCATAAATTGATCGACCTCGGCGAGCTAGATTGGGGCGAACACCCCGACGTTCGTCATCTTGAGCTGGATGTCGCGCAAAAGCGCCGACGCCGCGGGTAACGCCGCAGGGGGTCACGGCGGTAAAAACGTTAGCTGCCACGCCGTATGCGCCGTTCGCTGCGCAACGGTGGGCCAGGCGCCGACGCCATCGCGGCCTCGCCTGGCCATGGCCGCCGGCACGAGCTGGATGAGCGAGCCGGTCTGCAGGTCGACCGTGGCCTCGCCCTTGACCAACGCATGCTCTTTGTTATCGACCTTAAGCGTCACCACCGCGGACGCCTCGAGACGAATGCGATAGCGGGCGGCGGCGCTGGCAAAGCGCAAGGTCTCGACGTCATCGTCGGCATCGAACGAACCGCGCGCGCCCATCGACGTCACGGCCACGGCGTCGGCGATGCCTTCATTGGGTTCGACGGCCACGGCGAGCTCGCCCTCGCGCTCGCTTACCCTCTGCAAGGTAAGAGTATAAAGATCGCTGACATTTTCGCTCGGCACCGCGCCGGGTGCGGTCACCGCCTCGACCTCGATCAGCACCGTGCCGCGCAAGCGGCGAGCGCCAAGGTGCTCGGCATCGCCAACAGTGCCGAGATTCGTTTCCGCGAGCAATAAGCCATCGGCGAGGCGAAAGCGCAAGGCGACATCGATGTTGGGCGGGGCGATCACTGAGACCGCATAGGCGCTGGGCTCCTCGCCTAGCTGAGCGACAAAGAGATCGCGATCGCCTTGCTGTTCACTATGGCGTTTGCCGAGCAAGCCTTGGACATCGGTGCCAACCGCGATCGGCGTGGCGTTGGCAGCAACATTGTTGGGCTCGCGCTCAAGGCGCCGCGGCGCATCCGACGACCCGCGCCCGAGCATAAACCACACGGCCGCCGCGATCGCGCCGACGGCCACCGCGCCGGCCGCCACGCGCAGATGCCACTTGCGTCGCCCTAGCGCCTGCTCGAAGGCATCAAGGTCCGAACGCTGCAATTGCCAGCTCGAGTTGGACAACGCCGTCGTTGGCAGTTGATGCACCATGCTTCGCACCTGCGGCCTATGCCGCGCGGATTCTTGATGAGTCTCGAAGATGCGCGTCAGCGTCTCCGCCACCTCCTGCGCGCTGGCTGGTCGGTCGCTTGCTTCCTTCGCCATGCAATGCAAGATGAGGTCGCTGAGCGGCCGCGGCAACGGCGCGCGCTCAGCGGGTGGTACCGGCGCCTGATGAAGATGCGCCGAGAGCACATCGAGCGCGCTATCACCGCCAAAGGCGACGTGTCCGGTCAGCAGCTGATACATCAAGGCGCCGAGCGAATAGAGGTCGGTGCGCGCGCTGATCGCCTGGCCGCGAATTTGTTCGGGGGCCATAAAGTACGGCGTGCCAACGATCTCGCCGCCTTCGCCCATCGTGAGCGAGGGCGGGGCCGAGGCGGAAGCCGAGGTAGCCTCCGCCTGGATCGCAAGCGGTGCGGGCCCCCCCCCGTCGCGTTCGAGCAGCGCCGCGAGGCCGAAATCGAGGACCTTGACAAAATCGCGATGGCTTGCATCTCGCGTGAGCAGAATATTGTCTGGCTTGAGATCGCGATGCACGATGTTCATGCCGTGCGCCTCGGTCAAGGAGGCACAAATTTGCACGAGCAAGGGCAACGCGCGCAGCCATGGCATCGGGCCGTCGCGCTCGATGAGGCGCGCCAAGTCGACGCCTCGCACCAACTCCATAACCAAATACAGTTGGCCACGTTCGCTACCAAAGTCAAAGACGCCGATCGAATTGGGATGAGTCAGGCGCGACACGGCGTGGGCCTCGCGCTCAAACCGCGCCACCACCTCACGCCGATCGGCGAGGTCGCTGTGGAGCACCTTCATCGCCGCATGCTTGCCCAGCCGCACATGTTCGACGCGATAGATGACGCCCATGCCACCCTGCCCGATGCATTCCAAGACGCGATAGCGACCATCGACGATGCGCCCAAGCCACGCGCGCCGCGAGCTCGCCATGCGGTCATCGAGGGCGCGCGAACCGCCGCCGTCGAAGCCGCCAGCGCCTGTCGAACCGAGCGCCGGCGCGGCGAGGTCGAGCCGCGAGCGCGAAGGCCTGGTCGGGCCGGTCGCGTGCTGCCCGCATTGCGCGCAGAAATTGGCGTGCGTCATTAGCGCGGCGCCACAGCCGGTGCAAAAGGCCTCGAGGCGTCCCGTCGCGGCTAGCCCTGAACTATCGTTGGCGTCGCTCACGGTTGCTCCCAGGTGCCGGCATCGGCCGCCCAAACCTGCCACTTGGCGCCGCCTGCCGACACCGTAAGCAGCAGCGCCTTGCCCGCCTGTGGCTGTTTCTCGCTGTCATAACGCCTTTGCGCCGACATATGGCCAAGCGCGATATGTCGTGGCGGCGCACCCTTTTGCGGCTCCGACGACCAGGCGCCATCGCGCGTTGCGTGCTCGGCACCGGCAAACACGACGATCGGTACGGCGGCGAGCGCCGAGGCCAGCCGCGCATCGCCCACGTGGATTGCCGTGGCGCCCACATCGACCTCACCGCGCACGGGCGCCGCCACCAGCGCGGCGAGCCAAGGCGTTATTGCGTGGTCGGCTATCGGCCACGCCTCAACCTCGCGCCGCAAGGCCTCGACATCGGCCGGCTCATACACGCACCCATCGACGCGCCATGCGAGTTGTGCCGCGGTGGGCATGCCCCCGACCAAGATTAGCCGCGCCACCCCTGCGTCGATCGCGGTGGGCCGCGTCGCATCGATGAGGGTCGCGCGTTGGGGATGTGTCGCGATCAGATCGCGCAGGCCGCTGACTGGCTCGCGATCGCCAGGCACGACCACGGTTGGGTAGGCCGGCGAGGCAACGGCATCGAGCAAGCTCCTTGCCTCGGCAACCGTCGCGGCATTGCTGCCAAGGAGGACCAACGCGCTAAGCGGCGCCACGGTCGCATCGGCAAGAAACGCCTTTACTTGCGCGAGGCTCGCCGGCGTCACTTCGCGCAGTTCGGCGAACACCGCCACGCGCACCCGACCATCTTGCGGCGTTAACGTGACCACCTGCGGCGACCCAACCAGGGCCGTGCAGCGATGGGGCGTCAGGCTTGCGAGCCCGGCCGCAACGGCGACGTCGAGTGCCGCGGTTAGGCTGCGTCCGTCAACGGCGTGCGCCTGCTGGGTCCGGGCCGACGGCTCGGTAGGCGAGCTGCCGCAAGCCAACGTCGCCGAGGCGACCATCACCACCCATTGCGATGGCCACCTGGGTACGCGTGGCGTCGCGCCCTTCATGGCTGATCGCGCACCATCCCGCCGGCGTCGCGCCACACCGCGCAGATCTTCGGCGGGTAGTGGTACGCGCTGATCGCGGCGCCAGGCGCGCGGCTAATGATACGGCGAAACACGGCGCTCGCGGAATCAGCGTCTTCGCTGGCGACATAAGAACCACCAAGCAGCAGCGCCACCTCAAGCGCATTAGGCAACGCGAGATAGTCGAGGTCGAGCGTTACGAGATCGCGCTTCACCTGCGCCATGTTGCCATCGCGCCACGCCGCGCGCGCGCTGGGCAGTGATTTCTTCACCAAGGCGGCCATCGTTTCGCGATGGGCCAGGCGGCGACGCGCCTCTTCATCGAGCGCGGGCGCATACGCGGCGCGCACACGCATCTCCAGGCCTGGAATTAGCACGACTTCACCGGCCCGCAACACGTCTTGGCTTAGGGCATTGTAGTTACGCAGCAAGAGCGCGCCCGTGGCATCGCCGTAGAACCGCAGCGCGAGCTCTTCAAGCGTTTCGCCGCCCTGTGCGGTGAGGCTCGCCTGCAAGGGCACCCGCACGGCGGCTCCCGCGACCAAATCCGCGCCTTGATCAAGCTCATTGGCTTTCGCCAAAAATCCGGCGCGCATCGCCGAACCTAGGTGCACCGCCGCCAGCGATGCAAACGTATCGCCCACCGAGACGACCAGTTCGCGATCGACCAAGATCGTCAAGCGTTCCCCTGGCACCAGGGCGCGGCGCGTGCCGATGCCGTTGGCTACAGCCACGAAGGGCGCATATTTCTTATCGCCATAGACGCCGGTCGCCACGCTGTCTAACGTGTCGCCCTTGCGTACCTCGTAAAAAACCGCGGCGACCGAAACGTTTTCGGTCACAGCGCCCGCGCCCGTCGCCGGTTGCGCTAACACGCCATGATCTTGCCACGCCAAGCAGATCGCCACGACGACGGCCAACCGCCACAATGAGTAACCCGCCCTCATCGTCCCGTGCCCTTCGTCTTGTTGCGCACGTCCAGCTTGGAGCCATCGCCCTTAAGGGGCTTGCCCTTGGTGCCGCGAACTTTTGGCAACGTGGTGGTCGTCGCCGGCACCGTGGGCTCGACCTCGACGTCAGGCACCAGCTGCTCACGCACCTCATTGGCCGACGATGGCGCGTCCGGTGGCAGCCCCAGCGCGCGCTCGCTAAAGCCCGCCGAGCCTGGGCTTGTCTCGTAGGCCAAGGGGGGTACGTCTCGCCCGGCGCGCAGCACGCCGTCGGCGACAAAATCGAAGCGAATCAACTTGGCGTTGCTAGCCGACGTGGCAACGAGGTCGACATTTACTTCATACGGTTCGTACCAAGGGTGCGAGAGCACCACCGTGTGTCGCCCGGTGGCGAGCGCGAGCGGCTGCCCCAGCGGCGTCTCCCCCGACGGCCGCCCATCAACGGCGATGGTGGCCCACGGATTGGCGACCAGCTGAATATGGCCAATATCGGACGACCGCACCAAGAGCTCGGCATTGGCGTTCTTGCCCACGGGCGCGATGTGAATGAGCCCGAGCATGAGCGTCGTCACCGCCGCCAACGTCGATTGCACGACCAGGCCCCGGCGCACGGCGCTGCGCGTGTGCGGCGTCGTCGGGACCATCCCCACCGCGCCGCCGGGCACCATCGCGGCGCTAATGTATTGCGACATCTCGATCTCGGAGATGACGTTTTGGCTGCGCAGAAACAGCACCAGCCTCGCCTGATAGTTCATGTCGACGTGTTTGGCGACAAAGCGCTCGATCGCCATCACCATCGCCTGCGCGCTCGGCCAGCGATTCTTGGGGCTCTTTTCCAGACAACGATCAATGATCTTCTCGAGCTCGCGCGGCACGTCGGGATTGAGCTTGCGGGCGCGCACGTGCGGCTCGAGGCGAATCTTGTGCATGACCGAGCGCAGCTCGTCTTCCACGAAGGGCTTGCGTCCCGTCACCATTTGGTAGAGCAAGATGCCAAGCGAAAAAATATCCGAGCGCGCGTCTGGCTTGTCACCAATGATCTGCTCAGGCGACATATACGCCGGCGTGCCGAGCCCGGTGCCCAGCTCGGTTAGGTCTTCGAGGCTCTGGTCGCGCGCGATGCCGAAGTCCATCAGCTTGACGCCACCTTGCCGCGATAGCATGACGTTCGCGGGCTTGATGTCGCGATGGATAATGCTGCGGTAGTGGACGTAGTCGAGCGCGCGCGCCACCTGCATCGCGATGATCGCCGCCACGTCATACGGCAAGCGACCGCAACGATCGAGGAGGTCGTAGAGGTCTTGGCCCTCGACGTACTCCATGATCATGTACAGCGCTCCCTTCTCGACGTGAAAGTCGTAGACCTGAATTAGGTTTTCGTGTTGCAAGGCCGCGAGCGCGCGGGCCTCACGCTCAAAGCGCGTCGCAATATGTTCTTCTTGCGCGGCGTGTGGCTTGAGCGCCTTGACCGCAACCACGCGCTCGAGATGGTCTTGCACCGCCTTGTAGACGACCGCCATCCCGCCCGATGCGACCTCCCCGACAATCCGGCAGCTTCCGACGCGGGTTAACACCGCCATATTATCGCAGCAGAACCGCGCAAGTCGCAATCCGCGATTGCGTGGGTTTAAGACCTACAGTGGCTTGGGCGCCGGTGGGGGCGCGCCTGCCTTGGCATCGCTACCCAACGCATCAGGCGTTGCGTCGATCGCCGCATCCACGCCTGCGGCGGGGGCAACCGGCAGGTGACACAGCACCGCCGCCAGTTTTGCCGGGTCGACGACCTGCACCGTTTCAGCACAAAGCTGGCGTTCGCCAATCATGACCCGCACCTCGTGCGCGCCCATGGGCAACGACACCACGAGCTCGCCTTTGGCGGTCGTGCCGCGGCGAGTGCCGTCGATATAGACCTCGGCGGGATCGAGCTCTTTGGTTTGGATCAGTACCCGGCCCTTGACCTCAACCACCTCGGCCGAGGGTGCGGACGCGACCGGACTAGCGTCGCGAATGACGAACCAATAAAATGCCGCCGCGACAAAGACTAGGCCGCCAGCAACAGCGGCGGCAATCACGGACGTGGGCGTCCCCGACTTCTCTGAAACGGCGGTGCCCATCGACGTCGCCGCGCGCGCACGCTCGCCGAGCTGGCCAGCCGGCACGACGCCAGAAATCTCCGCCGCCGGGGTTAGCACGGCCGGCGGTGGTGCCGCCTCGACAACCGGTGCCGAGGCGGCAGGTGCCGGTTCGGCAGTGTCACCGAATAGCTCATCATGTGACAGGCCAAGCGAAACCGCCTGACTGCGCCGCCGAACGCCTGCCGCGGTCGCCGCCCGCATTTCGCGCGACGTCCGTGGCGTAGGCCTCGCGCCAGTTCCGGTTGGCTCTTTGCCGATGCCGTCCGCGGCGCTCATGCGCGTCGAACGCCGCACGGGTTCCATCGACGGCCGACCGCGTGAAGCTCCGGTTTGCCCAGTTTGCCCGGTTTGCCCGGTTTGCCCGGTAGGGCCCGTAGGCCCCGTCTGGCCTATTTGCCGCGGTCTCCCGGATGTGCCAGTTTCGCCGGTTACCGCTGCATCGCCCGTCGCGCCCGTTGGTTGCGATTCAAGTGGATCGGTCTCAGCGGCGACGTCGGGCCCGTAAATTGCAATCGCCTCGGCGCTCGCGACAGGACTCTTCACCGCTTCAAGCTTGCCTCCTACCGGTGGCACGTTCGGCATGAACGCAGTCTCGTCGTCATCAAGCGCTTTAGCGGACAGCGCGACCGGTTGCGCGGTTTGAGCGGCAGGAAACTGTGCCGGACGCGCGACGGCGCCTGTGTTTAACTCATCGAGCGGATCGCTCTCCTCCGCCGGCAAACTTGGGGCGGACGCGGCAACGGGTTCATCGAAGACCGCGCGCGTTTCGTCGTCATTGATCGCCGGTGCCTCGGTGGCAGGAGCGGCCGCGCCCGCCGCCGATGCCGCCCTAGCCACTTCGACCGCGCCTGGGTTAAAAACCGTGGCGCCGTCTGGATCCTCGGATGCGCCGACATCTGGCGCCGTGCCCGCCACCGTCGCGCCATCGGGATCGTCAGTGACGAGGTCGGCGGCCGCCGCGATCGCCGCCACCGGCACCTCCATATGGCCGCTCGCGTTGCGCAGCGCGCCGATATCCTGCAGCTCTTTTTCGATCTCTTGCGAAAACGCCTTGCGCAGCCAAGCCGACATATCCGCCGCCGTAAACGTCAATGATTTTTCACGCAAGTACTCATCAAGCGCCGCACGATACTCGCTGCACCATTGAAAGCGCGCCTCGGCGTCTTTGTGCAAGGCGCGCATGATGATGGCCTCGAGCTTGCTATCGATGCGAGGATCGGCCTTGCTTGGCATGGGAATCTTGACCTCTCGCACCTTTTCGAGGATGTCGAGATCTGACGCACCCGTGAACAAGCGATCGCTGATTAGCAGCTCATAAAATACCGTGCCACAGGCAAAAATATCGGTCCGCCGATCGAGCGCCTCGC containing:
- a CDS encoding protein kinase, producing the protein MSDANDSSGLAATGRLEAFCTGCGAALMTHANFCAQCGQHATGPTRPSRSRLDLAAPALGSTGAGGFDGGGSRALDDRMASSRRAWLGRIVDGRYRVLECIGQGGMGVIYRVEHVRLGKHAAMKVLHSDLADRREVVARFEREAHAVSRLTHPNSIGVFDFGSERGQLYLVMELVRGVDLARLIERDGPMPWLRALPLLVQICASLTEAHGMNIVHRDLKPDNILLTRDASHRDFVKVLDFGLAALLERDGGGPAPLAIQAEATSASASAPPSLTMGEGGEIVGTPYFMAPEQIRGQAISARTDLYSLGALMYQLLTGHVAFGGDSALDVLSAHLHQAPVPPAERAPLPRPLSDLILHCMAKEASDRPASAQEVAETLTRIFETHQESARHRPQVRSMVHQLPTTALSNSSWQLQRSDLDAFEQALGRRKWHLRVAAGAVAVGAIAAAVWFMLGRGSSDAPRRLEREPNNVAANATPIAVGTDVQGLLGKRHSEQQGDRDLFVAQLGEEPSAYAVSVIAPPNIDVALRFRLADGLLLAETNLGTVGDAEHLGARRLRGTVLIEVEAVTAPGAVPSENVSDLYTLTLQRVSEREGELAVAVEPNEGIADAVAVTSMGARGSFDADDDVETLRFASAAARYRIRLEASAVVTLKVDNKEHALVKGEATVDLQTGSLIQLVPAAMARRGRDGVGAWPTVAQRTAHTAWQLTFLPP
- a CDS encoding LysM peptidoglycan-binding domain-containing protein: MAICLAWQDHGVLAQPATGAGAVTENVSVAAVFYEVRKGDTLDSVATGVYGDKKYAPFVAVANGIGTRRALVPGERLTILVDRELVVSVGDTFASLAAVHLGSAMRAGFLAKANELDQGADLVAGAAVRVPLQASLTAQGGETLEELALRFYGDATGALLLRNYNALSQDVLRAGEVVLIPGLEMRVRAAYAPALDEEARRRLAHRETMAALVKKSLPSARAAWRDGNMAQVKRDLVTLDLDYLALPNALEVALLLGGSYVASEDADSASAVFRRIISRAPGAAISAYHYPPKICAVWRDAGGMVRDQP
- a CDS encoding serine/threonine protein kinase; the protein is MLTRVGSCRIVGEVASGGMAVVYKAVQDHLERVVAVKALKPHAAQEEHIATRFEREARALAALQHENLIQVYDFHVEKGALYMIMEYVEGQDLYDLLDRCGRLPYDVAAIIAMQVARALDYVHYRSIIHRDIKPANVMLSRQGGVKLMDFGIARDQSLEDLTELGTGLGTPAYMSPEQIIGDKPDARSDIFSLGILLYQMVTGRKPFVEDELRSVMHKIRLEPHVRARKLNPDVPRELEKIIDRCLEKSPKNRWPSAQAMVMAIERFVAKHVDMNYQARLVLFLRSQNVISEIEMSQYISAAMVPGGAVGMVPTTPHTRSAVRRGLVVQSTLAAVTTLMLGLIHIAPVGKNANAELLVRSSDIGHIQLVANPWATIAVDGRPSGETPLGQPLALATGRHTVVLSHPWYEPYEVNVDLVATSASNAKLIRFDFVADGVLRAGRDVPPLAYETSPGSAGFSERALGLPPDAPSSANEVREQLVPDVEVEPTVPATTTTLPKVRGTKGKPLKGDGSKLDVRNKTKGTGR
- a CDS encoding protein kinase; this translates as MKQPMNFGNYALLDRVSIGGMAEVYRAKRASGGNQVLAIKRILPALVEDQEFTKMFIDEATIAGQLDHPNIAKIIELGEQDGTLFIAMEYVWGKDLLQIVNRFRKLRQPMPIEMACYVIMRMLDGLDYAHRQVDKEGKPMEIVHRDCSPQNVLVAYNGEVKVIDFGIAKAASRASQTVAGVLKGKFSYMAPEQVRGEALDRRTDIFACGTVFYELLISDRLFTGASDLDILEKVREVKIPMPSKADPRIDSKLEAIIMRALHKDAEARFQWCSEYRAALDEYLREKSLTFTAADMSAWLRKAFSQEIEKELQDIGALRNASGHMEVPVAAIAAAADLVTDDPDGATVAGTAPDVGASEDPDGATVFNPGAVEVARAASAAGAAAPATEAPAINDDETRAVFDEPVAASAPSLPAEESDPLDELNTGAVARPAQFPAAQTAQPVALSAKALDDDETAFMPNVPPVGGKLEAVKSPVASAEAIAIYGPDVAAETDPLESQPTGATGDAAVTGETGTSGRPRQIGQTGPTGPTGQTGQTGQTGQTGASRGRPSMEPVRRSTRMSAADGIGKEPTGTGARPTPRTSREMRAATAAGVRRRSQAVSLGLSHDELFGDTAEPAPAASAPVVEAAPPPAVLTPAAEISGVVPAGQLGERARAATSMGTAVSEKSGTPTSVIAAAVAGGLVFVAAAFYWFVIRDASPVASAPSAEVVEVKGRVLIQTKELDPAEVYIDGTRRGTTAKGELVVSLPMGAHEVRVMIGERQLCAETVQVVDPAKLAAVLCHLPVAPAAGVDAAIDATPDALGSDAKAGAPPPAPKPL